AAATCAATATTCGTTCAGGTCAGCCCATTACTGACTCATTATTAAAACTTGTTCCAGAAGCATTTAGAGATCAACCAGAACTTGAGGAGAGAGAGTATATAAAAGCTTTTTATGAATATTCTGCAAGCTTGCAAGAAGCTTGGGATGGTCCAGCACTACTTGTATTTGCTGATGGAAATTTTGTTGGAGCAACGCTTGATAGAAATGGCCTAAGACCAGCAAGATATTCAATCACAAATGATGGTTTTGTAATAATGGGTTCTGAAACAGGAGTAGTAGATCTTGAAGAAGAAAGAGTAATAGAAAAAGGTCGATTAGGACCGGGACAAATGTTGGCAGTTGATTTTCATCAGCATAGAATCCTAAGAAATTGGGAAGTAAAATCTGAAGCCGCTCAAAGGCATGATTATAAAAACCTTCTCAGGAATAGAACTATAAAAATTGAAAATAATGAATGGGTTAAAGACTGCAAACTAAAAGACCTTGAGTTGTTGCAACAACAAACTGCATATGGGTTTTCAGCGGAAGATAATGACCTTATCTTAGATTCAATGGCTTCATTAGCTAAAGAGCCTACTTATTGCATGGGCGACGACATCCCATTAGCAGTTCTTTCATCTAAGCCACATATTTTATATGACTACTTTAAGCAAAGATTTGCGCAAGTTACTAATCCTCCTATTGACCCTCTGAGAGAAAAACTTGTAATGAGTTTAGAGATGCATCTAGGAGAAAGATGTACACCATTTGAAATTAAAGACGCTAAACCTTTTATTCATTTACAAAGTCCGATTTTAAATGAGGAAGAACTCATTTCCATCAAAAAATCAAAAATTCAATCTCAGACAATTTCAAGTTTGTTTGATTTAGAGGAAGGTATTCAAGGCTTAGAGAACCAATTAAAACTAATCTGTAAACAGAGTGAGCTGTCTATAAAAGAAGGTTGCTCTTTAATTATCATTTCTGATAAGGGAATTAATCCTAAAAAGACTTTCATACCTCCTTTACTTGCTGTTGGAGCAATTCATCATTATCTTCTTAAAAAAGAAATCAGGCTAAAAGCTTCCCTAATAATTGAGACCGGTCAATGTTGGAGTACTCATCACTTAGCTTGTTTAATTGGATATGGAGCAAGTGCAGTTTGCCCTTGGTTGACTTTCGAAGCAGGTAGACACTGGTTAAAACATCCAAAAACCCAAAAACTCATTGATAGCAAAAAAATAAATCCATTATCAATAGTTGATGTTCAAGAAAATATTAAAAAAGCTCTAGAAGACGGTCTAAGAAAAATTCTCTCAAAAATAGGCATCTCACTTTTATCTAGTTACCATGGTGCACAAATTTTTGAAGCTGTAGGCCTTGGATCTGACTTAATAAAAATTGCTTTTGATGGTACAACAAGTCGTATCGCTGGTATAACATTAAAAGAATTAACTAATGAAACACTTTCAATACATACGAAAGCCTATCCAGAGATCGATTTAAAGAAATTAGAATTTTTAGGATTTGTACAATTTAGAAATAATGGAGAATATCATTCCAATAACCCAGAGATGTCCAAAGTTTTACATTCGGCGGTAAAACAAGGGCCAGGATACGATCATTTTGAAACTTACAAAAAACTTATTAGTAATAGACCGACAACATCTCTTAGAGATTTACTAACAATTAATTCAAAAAGAAAAAGTATTCCATTAGAGGAAGTTGAAAGTGTTGAATCAATTTGCAAAAGGTTCTGTACTGGAGGAATGAGTTTAGGTGCATTATCAAGAGAAGCGCATGAAGTTTTAGCAGTTGCAATGAATAGAATTGGTGGAAAAAGTAATAGTGGAGAAGGGGGAGAAGATCCAGCTCGTTTTAATGTTTTAAATGATATCGATGAAAATACTCAGTCAGCGACATTGCCATTTATTAAAGGCTTAAAGAATGGAGACACCGCATGCTCCGCTATCAAACAAATTGCGTCAGGAAGATTTGGAGTTACACCTGAATATCTAAGAAGTGGTAAACAACTCGAAATTAAAATGGCTCAAGGTGCAAAACCCGGAGAGGGGGGACAATTACCTGGTCCAAAAGTTGATTCTTACATCGCAAAACTAAGAAATAGTAAACCTGGAGTAGCTTTAATATCTCCTCCCCCACATCATGATATTTATTCAATTGAAGATTTAGCTCAACTTATCCACGACTTACACCAAGTTCATCCAAAAGCGAAAGTAAGCGTTAAACTTGTTTCTGAAATTGGTATAGGCACTATTGCCGCTGGAGTAAGCAAAGCTAATGCAGATGTAATTCAAATTTCTGGACATGACGGAGGTACAGGTGCTTCACCCCTTAGTTCTATTAAACATGCAGGTTTACCATGGGAACTTGGTGTTGCTGAGGTTCATAAATCTCTCTTAGAGAATAACTTACGCGAAAGAGTAATTTTGAGAACTGATGGAGGTCTTAAAACAGGCTGGGACGTAGTTATTGCAGCTTTACTAGGTGCTGAAGAATACGGTTTTGGTTCTGTAGCAATGATTGCTGAAGGATGCATAATGGCTCGGGTTTGTCATACAAACAAGTGTCCTGTTGGAGTTGCCACTCAAAAAGAAGAATTAAGAAAAAGATTTAAAGGTATTCCAGAAAATGTCGTCAATTTTTTCTTGTATATTGCTGAAGAAGTAAGACAGATAATGAGTAGTATCGGTGTTTCTAATATGGAAGAACTGATTGGTAATCAAGAATTTCTTTCTGCAAGAAATATCGATCTTCCAAAAACTTCTAATATTGATCTTTCTGCTTTAGTAAATGAACACTCAACCCCTGATAGATCATGGTTAAAACATTTAAAAACTGCCCATAGTAATGGTTCTGTATTAGAAGACGAGTTTTTGTCTGATACTAAATTTATAGATTCAATTAAAAATCACGAAATATTAACCAAAGAAATTGAAATAAAAAATACAGATAGAAGTGTTTGTGCGAAAATATCAGGCGAAATCGCAGAACTTCACGGCAACGCTGGCTTCAATGGCGAACTCAACTTAAATTTCAATGGATATGCAGGACAAAGCTTTGGTGCCTTTTTATTGAAGGGAATGAATGTTCAATTAATCGGAGAAGCTAATGATTATGTTTGTAAAGGAATGAATGGAGGAATACTCACAATAATTCCACCAAAAATAAATGAAATCTCCTCCGAACAAGTTATCCTAGGAAATACTTGTCTGTATGGTGCAACAGGTGGAAAATTATTTGCATTAGGAAAATCGGGAGAAAGATTTGCGGTTAGAAATAGTGGTGCTACAGCGGTAACAGAAGGAGCAGGTGATCATTGTTGTGAATACATGACTGGTGGGAAAGTAGTTATTCTAGGTTCCACAGGAAGGAATATTGGTGCAGGCATGACTGGTGGAATAGCTTTTATAATCGATGAAAATAATGATTTAAGTAATAAAGTAAATAAAGAAATAGTAAGCATTCATCAAATAACTTCATCAAAGCAGGAAAATATCTTATTGGAAATTATTAGAGAATATCAAGCAAAAACAAATAGCTTAAAGGCTGCCAAAATAATTGAAAATTGGTCTCATTTTAAGAGTTCTTTCAAATTGATTGTTCCCCCAAGCGAAGAAGAGATGCTTGGTATAAAAAAAATGTAAATGCCTTTCTTTGTAAAAACTGAAATTATAAAAAAAGAATACTTAATTAATAATGATTTAAAACGAAAAATAATTAACGAACATATTGATTGGGTAAAAAATTTAAAAAAAGAGGGAATTAATATAAAAAGTGGCTTTTTGGTAGATGAGTTAAATAGGCCAGGTGACGGCGGATTACTTATTCTTGAGATGAATAATTATAGAAATGCACTAAAAATAATTAAGAATGATCCAATGATTAAAAATGATCTAGTTGAATGGAAATTAAATGAGTGGGTAGATCCAAATAAATGAATATAACTATCTTGGATACTTTTTCATAAGTTTTTGAATCTCTTCAGCATGGTAGCTACTTCGAGTTAAAGGAGAACTAACTACTTGCATGAAGTTTAACTCTTTTTCCCCGAACGCTTTAAAATAGTTAAATTTTGAAGGACTTACAAATCTTTTAACAGGTAAATGATTAGGGCCAGGAGATAAATATTGACCAATAGTAACAATATCAACGAAATTACTTTTTAAATCCTTAAGCAGACTTAAGACCTCCTCGTCTTTTTCCCCTAAACCAAGCATTAAGCCTGACTTTGTATAAATTTTGGGAGAATAGTCTCTGGTTCTTTTAAGCAACTCAAGAGTTCTTACATATTTACCCTGAGGTCTTACTTTTTTATATAGCGAAGGCACAGTCTCAATATTATGGTTTAAAACGTTTGGATTTGAATCAAGAACTTTTTCAAGCGCTTTCCAATTGCCACAAAAATCAGGAATTAAAAGCTCAATAGTAGTTTTAGGAGATTTTTTTCTTACTTGATAAACACATTCAAAAAATTGAGATGCGCCACCATCGTCAAGATCGTCTCTATTAACTGATGTGATTACAACATGTTTAAGTTTCATTCTATAAACTGCTTCGGCCAGACGATATGGTTCTGTTGGATCTAATTCTCTTTTAGATCTATCAAAATCAATATCGCAATATGGACATGCCCTAGTACAGCCAGGGCCCATTATAAGGAAAGTGGCAGTTCCGCTAGCAAAACATTCACCAATATTTGGACAGCTTGCTTCTTGACATACAGTATTGAGATTTAAATCATTTAACAAATTTGCAGTATTCCCAATTCTCTCAACTTGCGGGGCTTTTACTCTTAACCAATCAGGTTTTGAAATTAAACTATTAGGATTATTAGTCAAATTAATTGTATATAACCTGTAATCTTATTTTACTAAAAACAATTTGAATTAACTATTAATAATTTCAAAAATGAAGCCTATTCAATAAAAAAAATGAATTTAAGTAGTCCATCGAAATTGAAAAAATCCTAATTCAAGTTACTACTTAAACAATATTTTTGTTTCATCAACCACAATTGGAACAGAATTTAGAACATAATTTTTAATATAGATATTAGAACATTTTTATTACACACTAAATAATTGAATATATAGACATATATGATTTTTTTTGTACCAAAAAGTGTTTTTTTACTTATTTATTGATACAGTAAAAAATATATGTAATAAAACATTGACTTTTAAATTCCAAAGGAAACGTCTTTTATTATCTGAAAAAAATAAAAACTATAAAGCTATAGGATATGCTAGAGCTACTAAAAATGAATTTGAGTATTTAGAGGAGCAAATAAACAATTTAAAAAAAGAAGGTTGCAGCATAATTTTCTCTGAATTTGTCAGTTTAGATGAAGAGATCAAACCCGAACTCAATAAAGCTATAAGTTGCTTATCTAAAGGAGATGAATTAATAATAACTAAGCTTAACCGAGCATTTAAAAATAAAAAAGAATGTTTAGTGACAATAAATAAACTTATTAATAAGGATATTAAATTACGAACTTTGAATGGTTTTTTTACGGCTATTGATTCCTCTAAAACAAATTCTTCAATTTTTAAGATTTTATATGAATTAGATAATTTAGAAAATAAAAGTTTAAATGACAGAAAAAAAGAACCCCGATTACATAGAAAATTAGCTGGAAATAATCTAGGAGGGAGGCCCAAGATAAGTCCTTTAAAGGAATCTCTAGTAATCAGATTGCGTAATGAAGGATATTCGTATCGTTCAATCAGAGCGCAAACAGGAATTGCATTGTCAACAATTAGAAGAGTCATTTTGGAAGGAGAATTATAATAAAATGAGAAATAAAGAAATTGAAAACTTAATTAAAGAAAGTTTTAAAGATACAGCATTACGTATTTATGAATTAGATAATGAAGATAGAAAAAGTTTGTTAGAAGAATATAGAGAATGGATTATGAATGAATTAGATTTTGAAGAAGTGATGATGTTACCTTATGAAGCCTATACTGACAAATTAGATTCTAATTTATTAGACGATTCACTTTAGTCCTTAACAATATATCTCTTGTTAAATTCATATACTTCTTTTGCGATTAAGGGTAGGAAGGAAGTATCTTTAGAATAATTTTCTCCAGTACAAAAAACGAC
This window of the Prochlorococcus sp. MIT 1314 genome carries:
- the gltB gene encoding glutamate synthase large subunit; this translates as MGESIKRIVGPYQDSYSPNGIIGEKDACGVGFVANVEGIESNWILKQSLKGLNCMEHRGGCGGDSDSGDGAGILCSIPWGYLEEKINLKNTQEFNRGLGMVFMPNKKERIEECKSICDQEAEKLKVNKTFWRKVPVNNEILGPLAKANAPFICQWILYIDKKDYKDVERLLFQLRKRIEKKIREPFKNDVGDCEFYFASLSSQTVVYKGMVRSEILSEFYQDLKEESFKVSFSVYHRRFSTNTLPKWPLAQPMRFLGHNGEINTLLGNINWAKASEKHIDDFWGELSNEIKPIVDVNKSDSSNLDATLEINIRSGQPITDSLLKLVPEAFRDQPELEEREYIKAFYEYSASLQEAWDGPALLVFADGNFVGATLDRNGLRPARYSITNDGFVIMGSETGVVDLEEERVIEKGRLGPGQMLAVDFHQHRILRNWEVKSEAAQRHDYKNLLRNRTIKIENNEWVKDCKLKDLELLQQQTAYGFSAEDNDLILDSMASLAKEPTYCMGDDIPLAVLSSKPHILYDYFKQRFAQVTNPPIDPLREKLVMSLEMHLGERCTPFEIKDAKPFIHLQSPILNEEELISIKKSKIQSQTISSLFDLEEGIQGLENQLKLICKQSELSIKEGCSLIIISDKGINPKKTFIPPLLAVGAIHHYLLKKEIRLKASLIIETGQCWSTHHLACLIGYGASAVCPWLTFEAGRHWLKHPKTQKLIDSKKINPLSIVDVQENIKKALEDGLRKILSKIGISLLSSYHGAQIFEAVGLGSDLIKIAFDGTTSRIAGITLKELTNETLSIHTKAYPEIDLKKLEFLGFVQFRNNGEYHSNNPEMSKVLHSAVKQGPGYDHFETYKKLISNRPTTSLRDLLTINSKRKSIPLEEVESVESICKRFCTGGMSLGALSREAHEVLAVAMNRIGGKSNSGEGGEDPARFNVLNDIDENTQSATLPFIKGLKNGDTACSAIKQIASGRFGVTPEYLRSGKQLEIKMAQGAKPGEGGQLPGPKVDSYIAKLRNSKPGVALISPPPHHDIYSIEDLAQLIHDLHQVHPKAKVSVKLVSEIGIGTIAAGVSKANADVIQISGHDGGTGASPLSSIKHAGLPWELGVAEVHKSLLENNLRERVILRTDGGLKTGWDVVIAALLGAEEYGFGSVAMIAEGCIMARVCHTNKCPVGVATQKEELRKRFKGIPENVVNFFLYIAEEVRQIMSSIGVSNMEELIGNQEFLSARNIDLPKTSNIDLSALVNEHSTPDRSWLKHLKTAHSNGSVLEDEFLSDTKFIDSIKNHEILTKEIEIKNTDRSVCAKISGEIAELHGNAGFNGELNLNFNGYAGQSFGAFLLKGMNVQLIGEANDYVCKGMNGGILTIIPPKINEISSEQVILGNTCLYGATGGKLFALGKSGERFAVRNSGATAVTEGAGDHCCEYMTGGKVVILGSTGRNIGAGMTGGIAFIIDENNDLSNKVNKEIVSIHQITSSKQENILLEIIREYQAKTNSLKAAKIIENWSHFKSSFKLIVPPSEEEMLGIKKM
- a CDS encoding YciI family protein, which translates into the protein MPFFVKTEIIKKEYLINNDLKRKIINEHIDWVKNLKKEGINIKSGFLVDELNRPGDGGLLILEMNNYRNALKIIKNDPMIKNDLVEWKLNEWVDPNK
- the lipA gene encoding lipoyl synthase, whose translation is MTNNPNSLISKPDWLRVKAPQVERIGNTANLLNDLNLNTVCQEASCPNIGECFASGTATFLIMGPGCTRACPYCDIDFDRSKRELDPTEPYRLAEAVYRMKLKHVVITSVNRDDLDDGGASQFFECVYQVRKKSPKTTIELLIPDFCGNWKALEKVLDSNPNVLNHNIETVPSLYKKVRPQGKYVRTLELLKRTRDYSPKIYTKSGLMLGLGEKDEEVLSLLKDLKSNFVDIVTIGQYLSPGPNHLPVKRFVSPSKFNYFKAFGEKELNFMQVVSSPLTRSSYHAEEIQKLMKKYPR
- a CDS encoding recombinase family protein, whose translation is MTFKFQRKRLLLSEKNKNYKAIGYARATKNEFEYLEEQINNLKKEGCSIIFSEFVSLDEEIKPELNKAISCLSKGDELIITKLNRAFKNKKECLVTINKLINKDIKLRTLNGFFTAIDSSKTNSSIFKILYELDNLENKSLNDRKKEPRLHRKLAGNNLGGRPKISPLKESLVIRLRNEGYSYRSIRAQTGIALSTIRRVILEGEL